One genomic window of Myxococcota bacterium includes the following:
- the moeB gene encoding molybdopterin-synthase adenylyltransferase MoeB, which yields MAPTPAAPPLRPDQFDRYRRHLTLPEVGLEGQRALLDARVLLIGAGGLGCPLAQYLAAAGVGTLGLVDFDVVDASNLHRQVLYGTADVGRLKVDVAAERIAAMNPDVKVERHPLRLSSENAMALFAEYDVIVDGTDNFPTRYLTNDACVLLGKPNVHGSIFRFDGQMTVFDARHGPCYRCLYPEPPPPGAVPSCAEGGVLGVLPGLVAIIQATETVKLVAGLGDPLYGRLLQYDALRMEFHEFRLKKDPACPACGETPEITELIDYAGFCGVPAEEPSEPPTIDASSLASLRADGAEHLLLDVRDLDEWERARIEGATLVPLAELGDRLAEFDLWRGKRVIVHCHHGPRSERAARLLLDAGFARVENLTGGIEAWSLTVDPDVPRY from the coding sequence ATGGCCCCCACCCCGGCCGCACCGCCGCTGCGCCCCGACCAGTTCGACCGCTACCGGCGCCATCTGACACTCCCCGAAGTCGGGCTCGAAGGGCAACGCGCGCTCCTCGACGCACGCGTGCTGCTGATCGGCGCGGGTGGCCTCGGCTGCCCGCTCGCCCAGTACCTTGCCGCCGCCGGCGTCGGGACCCTCGGCCTCGTCGACTTCGATGTCGTCGACGCCTCGAACCTGCATCGCCAGGTGCTCTACGGCACCGCGGACGTCGGACGCCTGAAGGTCGACGTGGCCGCCGAGCGCATCGCGGCCATGAACCCGGACGTGAAGGTCGAGCGCCACCCGCTGCGGCTGTCGTCGGAGAACGCGATGGCGCTCTTTGCCGAGTACGACGTGATCGTCGACGGCACGGACAACTTCCCCACGCGCTACCTCACCAACGATGCTTGCGTGCTGCTCGGCAAGCCGAACGTGCACGGCTCGATCTTCCGCTTCGATGGACAGATGACGGTCTTCGATGCGCGGCATGGCCCCTGCTATCGCTGCCTCTACCCCGAGCCGCCGCCGCCGGGTGCCGTGCCCTCGTGTGCCGAGGGAGGGGTGCTCGGTGTGCTGCCCGGGCTGGTCGCGATCATCCAGGCCACCGAGACGGTGAAACTCGTCGCTGGGCTCGGCGATCCGCTCTACGGACGGCTCCTCCAGTACGACGCGCTCCGCATGGAGTTCCACGAGTTCCGGTTGAAGAAGGATCCCGCGTGTCCGGCCTGTGGCGAGACACCGGAGATCACCGAGCTGATCGACTACGCCGGCTTCTGCGGTGTTCCGGCCGAGGAGCCGAGCGAGCCGCCGACGATCGACGCATCATCACTGGCGTCGCTGCGCGCCGACGGCGCCGAGCACTTGCTGCTCGACGTGCGCGACCTCGACGAGTGGGAGCGCGCCCGCATCGAGGGCGCGACGCTGGTTCCGCTCGCCGAACTCGGCGATCGCCTCGCTGAGTTCGACCTCTGGCGCGGCAAGCGCGTGATCGTGCACTGCCACCACGGCCCGCGCAGCGAGCGCGCGGCGCGACTGCTGCTCGACGCGGGCTTCGCCCGGGTCGAGAATCTCACCGGCGGGATCGAGGCCTGGTCGTTGACCGTCGACCCCGACGTCCCCCGCTATTAG